From Chlorocebus sabaeus isolate Y175 chromosome 15, mChlSab1.0.hap1, whole genome shotgun sequence, the proteins below share one genomic window:
- the RTP1 gene encoding receptor-transporting protein 1 isoform X1 encodes MRIFRPWRLRCPALHLPSLSVFSLRWKLPSLTTDKTMCKSVTTDEWKKVFYEKMEEAKPADSWDLIIDPNLKHNVLSPGWKQYVELHASGRFHCSWCWHTWQSPHLVILFHMFLDRAQRAGSVRMRVFKQLCYECGSARLDESSMLEENIEGLVDNLITSLREQCYGERGGQYRIHVASRQDNRRHRGEFCEACQEGIVHWKPSEKLLEEEATTYTFSRAPSPTKPQDETGSGWNFCSIPWCLFWATVLLLIIYLQFSFRSSV; translated from the exons ATGAGGATTTTTAGACCTTGGAGACTGCGCTGCCCTGCCCTGCACCTACCCTCACTCTCCGTGTTCTCACTAAGGTGGAAATTGCCCTCCCTCACTACTGACAAGACCATGTGTAAAAGCGTGACCACAGACGAGTGGAAGAAAGTCTTCTATGAGAAGATGGAGGAGGCAAAGCCGGCTGACAGCTGGGACCTCATCATAGACCCCAACCTCAAGCACAATGTGCTGAGCCCTGGTTGGAAGCAGTACGTGGAGTTGCATGCTTCAGGCAG GTTCCACTGCTCCTGGTGCTGGCACACCTGGCAGTCACCCCACTTGGTCATCCTCTTCCACATGTTCCTGGACCGCGCCCAGCGGGCGGGCTCGGTGCGCATGCGTGTCTTCAAGCAGCTGTGCTACGAGTGCGGCTCGGCGCGGCTGGATGAGTCCAGCATGCTGGAGGAGAACATCGAGGGCCTGGTGGACAACCTCATCACCAGCCTGCGCGAGCAGTGCTACGGCGAGCGCGGCGGCCAGTACCGCATTCACGTGGCCAGCCGCCAGGACAACCGGCGTCACCGCGGAGAGTTCTGCGAGGCCTGCCAGGAGGGCATCGTGCACTGGAAGCCCAGCGAGAAGCTGCTGGAGGAGGAGGCGACCACCTACACCTTCTCCCGGGCGCCCAGCCCCACCAAGCCTCAGGACGAGACGGGCTCAGGCTGGAACTTCTGCTCTATCCCCTGGTGCTTGTTTTGGGCCACGGTCCTGCTGCTGATCATCTACCTGCAGTTCTCCTTCCGTAGCTCCGTCTAA
- the RTP1 gene encoding receptor-transporting protein 1 isoform X2 gives MCKSVTTDEWKKVFYEKMEEAKPADSWDLIIDPNLKHNVLSPGWKQYVELHASGRFHCSWCWHTWQSPHLVILFHMFLDRAQRAGSVRMRVFKQLCYECGSARLDESSMLEENIEGLVDNLITSLREQCYGERGGQYRIHVASRQDNRRHRGEFCEACQEGIVHWKPSEKLLEEEATTYTFSRAPSPTKPQDETGSGWNFCSIPWCLFWATVLLLIIYLQFSFRSSV, from the exons ATGTGTAAAAGCGTGACCACAGACGAGTGGAAGAAAGTCTTCTATGAGAAGATGGAGGAGGCAAAGCCGGCTGACAGCTGGGACCTCATCATAGACCCCAACCTCAAGCACAATGTGCTGAGCCCTGGTTGGAAGCAGTACGTGGAGTTGCATGCTTCAGGCAG GTTCCACTGCTCCTGGTGCTGGCACACCTGGCAGTCACCCCACTTGGTCATCCTCTTCCACATGTTCCTGGACCGCGCCCAGCGGGCGGGCTCGGTGCGCATGCGTGTCTTCAAGCAGCTGTGCTACGAGTGCGGCTCGGCGCGGCTGGATGAGTCCAGCATGCTGGAGGAGAACATCGAGGGCCTGGTGGACAACCTCATCACCAGCCTGCGCGAGCAGTGCTACGGCGAGCGCGGCGGCCAGTACCGCATTCACGTGGCCAGCCGCCAGGACAACCGGCGTCACCGCGGAGAGTTCTGCGAGGCCTGCCAGGAGGGCATCGTGCACTGGAAGCCCAGCGAGAAGCTGCTGGAGGAGGAGGCGACCACCTACACCTTCTCCCGGGCGCCCAGCCCCACCAAGCCTCAGGACGAGACGGGCTCAGGCTGGAACTTCTGCTCTATCCCCTGGTGCTTGTTTTGGGCCACGGTCCTGCTGCTGATCATCTACCTGCAGTTCTCCTTCCGTAGCTCCGTCTAA